A genome region from Anastrepha obliqua isolate idAnaObli1 chromosome 4, idAnaObli1_1.0, whole genome shotgun sequence includes the following:
- the LOC129244441 gene encoding rap guanine nucleotide exchange factor 4, with protein MAMEWITAMDKRPCDRNLRDAELISCRLRRVEPLCRLPGSALQQLAMCGFYEDLEKGVTLFRAGEQGRFWYAVLGGSLEVRYHASDTDGKAPVTLCNLGVGATFGESILHDLPRDSTVVTKTTCELLRVEQQDFRLIWEKNKELMNDIITSCKLKNGFGSGVSPVASSPTKRPLSPDHPNPALPITESPSATMNRMGWALRTLLVADSSSCLKDRKVAGKLIRKCAPGTELVDWLVGFTSIVHTRAQAAGMWQVLLEEGVLSHVNKEQPFKDKCFLYRFRVDEDGTAGGYPTTEDINAANEHIRESLSTLFQRGPDATLRMILRKPSHERTPEELELIFEELLHITALSHLSTSIKRELSSIIVFESHAQAGTILFNQGDEGRSWYILLKGSVDVVIHGKGTVATLKTGDDFGKLALINDAPRAATIVLKENNCHLLRVDKEHFNRILRDVEANTLRLQEHGKDVLVLERVAKQRGQHSAFKYTVMSGTPSKMLEHLLETRLGNQVSGLDPFLDDFLLTHIVFMPVVQLVDELANYFHCDANDGSHTPEDREYIINFKKRVVQFMQKWVMAVRHAAFDEPSVCDFIEDLAAEIEADTELSEETSIIHNVLTQMARYQDDRNQNAGQKWKLPPNGQPICLFSGNATPSKTVIRPDDDIIFRVYCADHTYCTLRFPLHTTAELIKACAADKLQLNRGPEDLVLVEVKSNGERSVFKDNDVSIPTGLSLNGRLFVSVKDHLDALTPLPEQEGPTEGIDIDLEILSTKEIAYQVTLFDWDLFWAVHEYELLYHTFGRHHFGKITANLDVFLRRFNELQYWIVTEIVSTSSMSKRVGLLRKFIKLAAYCKEYQNLNAFFAVVMGLSNMAVSRLSQTWDKIPSKFRKLFQEFEALIDPSRNHRAYRVFVGKLQPPVIPFMPLLLKDMTFAHEGNKTSLDGLVNFEKMHMMAQTMRTIRFCRSRSLGLEPPSPKSEGEVRSYISCLRVIDNQRILTAMSQKIEPTRKA; from the exons GCGCCAGTAACTCTGTGCAATCTCGGTGTTGGCGCCACATTTGGGGAATCTATATTGCATGATCTGCCCCGTGACAGCACTGTTGTTACGAAAACCACTTGCGAACTGCTTCGAGTAGAGCAACAGGATTTTCGCCTTATTTGGGAG aAGAATAAAGAATTGATGAATGACATAATTACCAGCTGCAAATTAAAGAATG GGTTTGGTTCCGGTGTTTCACCAGTCGCTTCATCACCAACTAAACGCCCTTTAAGTCCCGACCATCCGAATCCTGCATTACCAATTACAGAG TCACCGAGTGCTACTATGAACCGCATGGGATGGGCTTTGCGTACGCTACTCGTCGCTGATAGTTCAAGTTGTCTCAAGGATAGAAAA gtTGCTGGCAAATTAATACGCAAGTGCGCACCCGGCACTGAATTAGTGGACTGGTTGGTAGGTTTTACGTCTATCGTTCATACCCGCGCCCAGGCAGCTGGTATGTGGCAAGTACTGCTCGAAGAAGGAGTGTTATCGCATG TGAATAAAGAGCAACCCTTCAAAGATAAATGTTTCTTGTATCGATTCCGTGTTGACGAGGACGGCACGGCTGGTGGTTACCCGACCACCGAGGATATTAATGCGGCTAATGAGCATATTCGTGAATCTCTGAGTACACTTTTCCAACGTGGTCCTGATGCTACACTACGAATGATTTTGCGCAAGCC cTCGCATGAACGCACCCCCGAGGAACTCGAATTGATATTTGAGGAGCTTCTGCACATTACTGCTCTTTCGCATTTGTCAACAAGCATAAAACGCGAGCTGTCCTCAATTATTGTCTTCGAATCGCATGCACAGGCCGGAACTATTC TATTTAATCAGGGCGACGAAGGCCGATCCTGGTATATTTTGCTCAAAGGCTCGGTGGATGTTGTGATACATGGCAAAGGCACTGTGGCCACCCTCAAGACTGGTGATGATTTTGGTAAACTCGCCTTGATAAACGACGCACCCAG AGCTGCTACAATCGTCTTAAAGGAAAACAATTGTCATCTGCTTCGTGTTGATAAAGAGCATTTCAATCGTATTTTGCGCGATGTGGAGGCGAACACGTTGAGACTACAGGAGCATGGCAAGGATGTGTTAGTGCTGGAGCGAGTGGCTAAGCAGCGCGGACAACATTCGGCATTTAA ATATACGGTCATGTCAGGAACGCCATCTAAGATGCTGGAACATTTGCTCGAGACGCGACTTGGCAACCAAGTGAGCGGCTTGGATCCCTTTTTGGACGATTTTTTGCTCACCCACATTGTATTCATGCCGGTTGTGCAACTGGTAGATGAACTGGCCAATTA TTTTCATTGTGATGCTAATGACGGATCGCACACTCCCGAGGATCgggaatatataattaatttcaagAAACGCGTTGTGCAGTTCATGCAAAAATGGGTGATGGCCGTGCGGCACGCCGCCTTTGATGAACCAAGtgtctgtgattttattgag GATTTGGCCGCTGAGATAGAGGCCGATACAGAACTGAGTGAGGAAACGAGCATCATACACAATGTGCTAACACAAATGGCTCGCTACCAGGACGACCGTAACCAAAATGCCGGACAGAAGTGGAAGCTACCGCCAAATGGACAACCTATTTGCTTATTTAGCGGTAATGCTACACCATCGAAAACCGTTATACGTCCCGATGATGACA TTATCTTCCGAGTGTATTGTGCCGACCACACCTATTGCACCTTGCGGTTTCCGTTACATACCACCGCCGAGCTAATTAAAGCCTGCGCTGCCGATAAACTGCAATTGAATCGGGGACCTGAAGATCTAGTATTGGTAGAGGTCAAATCGAATGGAGAACGTTCCGTCTTTAAAGACAACGATGTCAGCATTCCCACTGGCCTCAGCCTAAATGGTCGGCTTTTTGTATCGGTAAAAGATCACCTAGACGCTTTG ACGCCACTTCCCGAACAAGAAGGTCCCACAGAAGGGATAGATATCGATTTGGAAATATTGAGCACCAAAGAAATAGCTTACCAAGTAACACTTTTTGACTGGGATCTTTTCTGGGCAGTGCATGAGTACGAACTTCTCTACCACACATTCGGGAGGCACCACTTTGGCAAG atAACCGCCAATCTGGATGTGTTTTTGCGTCGTTTTAACGAATTGCAATATTGGATTGTGACAGAAATCGTTTCTACCAGCAGCATGAGTAAACGTGTCGGTCTCCTGAGGAAATTCATAAAGTTAGCAGCCTA CTGCAAGGAATACCAGAACCTGAATGCTTTCTTCGCTGTCGTTATGGGTCTTTCAAACATGGCAGTATCGCGTCTATCCCAAACCTGGGACAAGATTCCttcaaaattccgaaaactcttTCAGGAGTTCGAGGCTCTCATTGATCCCAGCCGCAATCATCGCGCATACCGTGTCTTTGTGGGAAAGCTGCAACCTCCTGTAATTCCGTTTATGCCGCTTTTGCTCAAGGACATGACATTCGCTCACGAAGGGAATAAAACCAGTTTGGATGGTCTGGTGAATTTCGAGAAGATGCACATGATGGCACAGACAATGCGCACAATTCGCTTCTGCCGTTCGCGCAGTTTAG GTCTGGAGCCACCGTCACCAAAAAGTGAAGGAGAAGTGCGCTCCTATATTAGTTGCCTGAGAGTTATAGACAATCAGCGTATTTTAACGGCTatgtcacaaaaaattgaaccaACTCGTAAAGCCTAA